Below is a genomic region from Cellulomonas sp. P24.
TGTCGCCCCAGGAGCGCGGACCGCACGGAAGGACGGCAGCCGTGATCACGTACCTGCTCGTCGCCGGGCTCGGTCTGGTGTTCCTGCTGGTGTCCCTGGTCGTCCGGGTGCTCCTGGACGAGGTCCGGATCGGCCGCGTGGGCGTCTCCGGGCCGACGATCGGCAACGCCGCCGTCGTGCTCGGCCTCGTCGGCGCCCTGGCGGTCGCGAACGATGCCTCGACCGGCGTCGCCAACGGCGTCGCAGTCGCCGGGGCTCTGACCGCTGCCGTCCTCACCCAGGTTGGCGTCGACCGTCTCGCCGCCCGGCCGGGCGAACCCGCTGGAGACGGCGAACCCGCTGCGGACCATGAACCCGCTGCGGACCGCGAGGCACGTCCGTAGGGTGGGCGCATGGTCGCGGCGGAGCTCATCGGTGTCGTCGGCCCGCACCTCTTGTCCCCGGTCGTCCCTCTGTGGGAGCGGGCCAGCGCCGTCCAGCCCCCACCGTCGGGCCAGGTCATCGCGGCGACCGCCGCCGTGGCGTTCCTGCTCGTCGCGGTCCCCGGGCTCTGGGCCCGCACGCGGCACGCGGTGACGATCGTCCACGAGGGTGCGCACGCCACGGCCGCGGTCCTCACCGGGCGGCGGCTCACCGGGATCCGCCTGCACTCCGACACGTCGGGGCTCACGGTGTCCGTCGGGCGCCCGACCGGGGCAGGCATGGTGACCACGGTGCTCGTCGGGTACATCGGGCCGGCACTGCTCGGTCTGGGGTCGGCGGCGCTGCTCCGGGCAGGTCATGCGGTCGGGCTCCTGTGGTTGCTGCTCGTCGCGCTCCTCGTGCTGATCGTCCAGGTGCGCAACTGGTTCGGGCTGTGGTCGATGCTCGTCTTCGGTGCGCTGATCGTCGCGGTCACCTGGTGGGCCTCGGCGGAGGTCCAGGTGGCGTTTGCCTACCTCGTGACGTGGTTCCTGCTGATCGCTGCGCCACGGCCCGTGATCGAGCTGCAGCGGCTGCGGCGACGCCGGCGCACCAGCGGGTCCGACGCCGACGTCCTCGCACGGCTCACCCACCTCCCCGGGCTCGTCTGGGTCGGGTTCTTCCTGGTGGTGGACGTGGGGGCGCTCGGGCTCGGCGGGTGGTGGTTGCTCGGGCTGTAGGGGACACTGGCGCCCGACAGGTGCAGCGGCGGTCGTCGAGGTGATCCCTCCGTGACCGGGCAGGTCGGCCCCGGTCAGTGCGTGCGCACGCCCTCCCGCGAAACGGAGCCCGACGCCATGAACGACCAGTACCCGCTCGCCGTCAGGCTCACGTGCGAGCTCCTCGGCACCGCGATCCTCATCGTCCTGGGCAACGGTGCGGTGGCGAACGTCCACCTCAAGGGCGCGAAGGGCTACCGCGGCGGCTGGGGGCTGATCGCGATGGGCTACGGGTTCGGCGTCATGATCCCGGTGCTCATGTTCGGGGGGATCAGCGGGGCGCACATCAACCCCGCGATGACGATCGGGCAGGCGATCTCGGGCATGTTCCCGTGGAGCCTCGTCCCGGCGTACGTCGGCGCGCAGCTGCTCGGCGCGATGCTCGGCCAGCTCGCGATCGTCGCGACGCACAAGCCGTACTACGACCTCACCACCGACACCGACGACGTCCTCGCGACGTTCGCCACGGTCAACGCCGCGCACAGCAGGCTGAACGGGTTCGCCAACGAGGTCCTCGGCACGTTCGTCCTGATGTTCGCGGCACTCGCGATCCTGCACTCGCCGGTCACGGCCGCGGAGCCGGGCGTGGCGCACCTCGCGATCGGGTTCCTCGTCTGGGCCCTCGTCGTCGGCCTCGGCGGACCGACCGGCCCCGCGCTCAACCCCGCCCGCGACCTCGGCCCGCGGCTCGTCCACGCGATGCTGCCCCTGCGGCACAAGGGCAGCTCCGATTGGCACTACTCCTGGGTCCCGGTCGCGGCCCCGCTGCTCGGCGGGGCCGCGGGCGTCGCCGCCTGGCAGGGGCTCCTCGGCTGACCCCGTCACCCGGCACGGAGGCGGCGACACGTCGTGCGGAGGCGGCGACACGTCGTGCGGAGGCGGCGACACGTCGTGCGGAGGCGGCGACACGTCGTGCGGAGGCGGCGTGCGGTGCGATGACACGCGTGCGCAGCCGGGCCTTGTACCCTGCGCGTTGACGCACGCGTGGTGCACGCGGACGGGAGGGCGACGCGGATGGCCGGTGGGGAGACGTCGTCACGTGCGCAGCCGGACGTGATCCTCGACGTCGACGTCGTGCCCGTCGTCTCGTACCCGATGGTCCACAGCCGGCTCCCGGTGGTCAGCCGGATCGACCTCCGGCTCGCATCGCCCGAGGGCGAGCCGGTCGACCGCGGTCCGCTGACCGGTGTGGTGGTGCACGTCGAGCTCCGGGACGTCGAAGGCCGGGTCGGGTCGCCGTGGGAGCGGGTCGTCGACCTGTGGCCGGGTGCCACGACGGAGCTCGAGGACGTCGACCTCCAGCTCGACCCGGCGACGATGCTCCAGCTCCCGGGGAGACGACCGGGCAGCGTGCACCTCACCGTCCACGGCGACGGCCGGCTCCTCGCCGAGCGGACGGTGCGGGTCGTGCTGCTCGCGCCGCACGAGTGGACCGCGGACCCGCCCGTCCTGGCCCTGGAGCTCCTGCCCGCCTACGTGAGGCCGCACGACCCCGTCGTCGTCGAGCTCGCCGCGGAGGCCAGGAGACGTGTCCCGGCGGACGTCGGGACCGATGTGCTCGTCGACGCCGTCGTCCGCGCCCTCGCGGCGCACCGGATCCGGACCGTGAGCGTGCCGCCGGCCGCCGCCGGGACCGGTCAGCAGCTCCGCACCCCCTCGGAGGTCGTGGCCGACGGTGCGGGGTCCGACCTCGAGGTGACGCTCGTCCTCGCCGGGGCGCTGGAGGCCCTGGGCGTCGCACCACTCGTCTGGGTGCTCGGGGACAGCGCCCGGCTCGGGTACTGGCGCACCGAGGCCGCGCTCGGTCCGGTCGCGCAGACCGACGTCGCGGAGGTCGTCAACCTCGTCGACCTGGAGCTGCTCGGGACGGTCGACCCTGCGGTGGTCTCCGGCACCGTCCGCAGCAGCGGTGTGAACCTGGCGGACGCTCTCGGCGTCGTCGACGTGCGGCGCGCACGGCAGGCCGGGGTGCGCGCGCTCCCGGTCGTCGTGACCGCGGCCGACGGCTCCGAGGAGGTGCGGGAGAGCCCCGACTCGCCGCTCCTCATGCGGCCGTCCGACCCGCACCGGGCGGGCGCTCACGAGGCCGTCGACGGCGCACCTGGCCCGGTGGGTGCGACGGTGCCACCCGTCGAGGCCGGGCCGCCGCTGCGGGTGCGGCGGTGGAAGACGGCCCTGCTCGACCTCAGCCTGCGCAACCGGCTGCTGAACTTCTCCGCCCGTTCCGCCGTCACCCTCACCGTGACCCCGGGCAGCCTCGGCACGATCGAGGACGCGCTGCACCTGCACGAGGCACTGACGCTGATCCCCGCCGACGAGCTCGACGAGGTCACCCGGGCCCGTGGGGCGACCACCGGCGCCGACGTCCCGACGGACGTCCTCGACGACCTCTTCGAGCGCCGCCGGGTCCTGTTCACCGACCTGCGGGCCGTGACCTACCCGGCACGGATGCGCGCCCTCGCGTACAAGGCGCGCACCGTGGTCGAGGAGACCGGGGCGAACAACCTCTACCTGACGCTCGGGACGCTCGTCTGGTCGCTCGACGGCCGTGAGCTGCGGTCGCCGCTGATCCTCGTCCCGGTGCGTCTGGTCACGTACGGCCGCTCCGGCGAGTACCGGGTCGAGCTCGACGACGCGGGTGCGACCACCCCGAACCTCAGCCTGCTCGAGAAGCTGCGCCAGGTGCACGGGCTGCAGATCCCGGGCCTCGCGGCACCGGTCGACGACGGTGCCGGCATCGACGTCGACACCGCGCTGCTGTCGGTGCGCACCGCGCTCGCGGGCCGCGGGCTGCCGTTCCACGTCGAGGAGACCGCGCACCTGGCCGTGCTGCAGTTCGCGAAGTTCCGGCTGTGGAAGGACCTCGACGACAGCTGGCAGGAGCTCCTGGCCAACCCGCTCGTCCACCACCTGGTGCACGCGCCGACCGAGGCGTTCGTCGACCCCGTCGCCGCCCCCGACGGTGTCGACCTCGACGAGCTCGGTGCCGCGTGCCCCGTCCCGGCCGACGCCTCGCAGCTCGACGCGATCGCCCAGGCCGTCGCCGGGCGCACGTTCGTGCTCGAGGGGCCGCCGGGCACCGGCAAGTCGCAGACCATCACGAACCTCCTGACCCGCGCCGTCGCGGAGGGGCTGCGGGTGCTGTTCGTCGCCGAGAAGCGAGCTGCGCTCGACGTGGTCCAGTCGCGGCTCGACGCCGTCGGGATGGGACCGCTCGCGCTGGACCTGCACGATGCCGGGTCACGTCCGGCGGCGGTACGCGCGCAGCTGAGAGCGGCGCTGGAGCACACCGTCGACGTGGACGACCAGGGCTACGGCGCCGATCTCGAGCAGCTCGCGACCGCACGCGGGACCCTGGCCCGGTACGCGGCACGGCTGCACGAGCCGAACGGCGCGGGGTTCTCGTTCTACTCGGCCCGGACCGGGCTCCTGGCACTCGGCGAGACCGGGCCGGGCGCTCCCGTCCTCCCGGTGCCGCTCGACCTGCTGACCGATCCGGGCGGTGCGCGGCTCCTCGAGGTCCGGCGGCTGCTCGCGGCCCTGCCGGACGTCGCCGACCTCGCCCACCCCGGCCCGGAGAACCCGTGGGGGTTCGTCGGGATCACGACGCCGGGCAGCCTCGACGTCGCGGGTCTGCGCCGCGCGGTCGAGGAGGTCGACGCCGCGCTGCGCGACTTCACCGGGCTGGTCGGCGCCGCCCGGCCGGGGACGCTCGCGGACCCGATCTCGGCGGCGCGCTCCCACGAGGACCTGGGGGTCCTGGCCGCGCTCGTGGACGCCGCTGCCGGTGACCCGCTGACCGGCGAGACCACCCTGCCGACCGACCTCGTGACGCTCGACGCGTCGCGCGACGCGCGCTGGCGCGAGGCGGCCGCAGCGGCGGTCGCCGAGGTCGACGCGTTCGCCGCCGAGGCGCACCCCGGGCTCGAGGTGCTCCGCCCCGAGGCGCTCGACCTTCCGGTGGCCGACCTGCACCGGCGGGCGCGCGAGGCGGCGACGTCCGGGCTGCTGGGCCGCAAGGGTCGGCTGGAGGACGTCCTGCTGGACCTCCAGCCCGTGCTGCACCCGGGCGCGACGGTCAAGGCGCGCGACGTGCCTCTGCTCACCACGCAGCTGCTCGCGCTGCAGGCGGGTTCCGCGGCGCTCGCATCGCGGGTCCTCACCGTCCCGGGACTGCGGCTCCCCGACGGCTGGAACCC
It encodes:
- a CDS encoding M50 family metallopeptidase, which produces MVAAELIGVVGPHLLSPVVPLWERASAVQPPPSGQVIAATAAVAFLLVAVPGLWARTRHAVTIVHEGAHATAAVLTGRRLTGIRLHSDTSGLTVSVGRPTGAGMVTTVLVGYIGPALLGLGSAALLRAGHAVGLLWLLLVALLVLIVQVRNWFGLWSMLVFGALIVAVTWWASAEVQVAFAYLVTWFLLIAAPRPVIELQRLRRRRRTSGSDADVLARLTHLPGLVWVGFFLVVDVGALGLGGWWLLGL
- a CDS encoding MIP/aquaporin family protein, whose translation is MNDQYPLAVRLTCELLGTAILIVLGNGAVANVHLKGAKGYRGGWGLIAMGYGFGVMIPVLMFGGISGAHINPAMTIGQAISGMFPWSLVPAYVGAQLLGAMLGQLAIVATHKPYYDLTTDTDDVLATFATVNAAHSRLNGFANEVLGTFVLMFAALAILHSPVTAAEPGVAHLAIGFLVWALVVGLGGPTGPALNPARDLGPRLVHAMLPLRHKGSSDWHYSWVPVAAPLLGGAAGVAAWQGLLG